In the Alistipes provencensis genome, TGGGGGCCTTCGGGACGATCAGCCAGAGGATGATGTAAATCCAGAGCGAGAGACCTCCGAAGAGAATCAGGATCAGGGTTCCGATGCGTACCAGTGATGTGTCGAGCCCGAAATACTCGGCCAGCCCGGCGCATACGCCGGCGATGATGCTGTCTTGCGAGCGGAATAACCGCCTGTTGTCGTTCGTTGCCATATTCGTTGTTTTTATCGGTTGCGGTGGATGTTGAATTTGCGGGCGGGCTCCTCGGGAACGACGATCCAGAGGATGATGTAAGCCCAGATCGAAAGACCTCCGAAGAGGATCAGCAGCAGCGTCAGGAGACGGATCATCGTCGGATCGGCTCCGAAATAGGCGGCCAGTCCGCCGCAAATGCCGGCGATCGAGCGCTCCGTGCGCGAGCGGTAGAGTTTGCGGGGAGCCGGTTCACCGGGCTCCTCCCCGGGAACTTCATCCGCCGTCCCGGCCTGCGCCGCGTCGCGGGGTTCCCCGAAATCGGCCGGGGAGCCCATCTGCTCCATCGTCGCACGAACCACGTCGAGCGTGATGACCCGCATGGGCGATGCGACCTTTTCGCGGAAGATCTCCGCCACACGCGTCTCGATGTCGCTCATCGTCTCGGCGTCGCCTTCGGGCAGGCGGCGGCGAATGTCGTCGAAATAACTGCCCAGCACCCGGTAAGCATCCGTGTCGAGGGTGAATGCCATGGAGCCGATGTTCGCGTTTACAGTCTCTTTCATAGTCGTATAAAGTGTTGTCGCTGTTGAGTGTTTTGCGTTTTCTACTATTTTGATAATGCAAATATAATACAGATTTTAGTATTATGCAATACAAAGTACTGAATTTTTTGAATTTTTTTCACACCTACTATATAAACCGGGGGATATTTCGGTGAAAAAATGCCGATCTTTGACTTTGCATTGTTGCGTTTTGCCCCGTTGCTTCGTCTTACAGATACAATGAAGGAATCCGAATTCACCTCACTTGTCCTGCCGCTCCGCGACCGCATGTTCCGATACGCCCGGAACCTGCTGCTCTCGCCGGCCGAGGCGGAAGATGCCGTGCACGACTTGTTGGAGCGGCTGTGGCGTGAGCGCAGCCGGTTGGAAGGGTGCCGCCGGGTCGATTCCTTCGTGATGACCGCCGTGCGCAACCGGTGTTACGACCTGCTGCGCCGGCACCGGGCCGACGGCCGCCGGGACGACGCGGTGGCGGGGTGGACGGAGTGCTCGGCGGCTGCCGAAGCTGACCGCTGGGAGATGCGCGAACTGGTGCGGCGGGCGCTGGCCTGCCTCCCCGAACGCCAGCGGGAGGTGCTCCACCTGAAGGATATCGAGGGTTATCCGACCCGCGAGATCGCCGGAATGGTCGGCTGCGACGAGGCGCAGGTGCGCGTGATCCTCTCCCGCGCCCGCAACGGATTGCGAGAGGTAGTGAAAAAAATGACGGACGATGAACGAACGACACGAACGGATTGAACGGCTCGCGGAGCGCTGGTTTGCGGCGCAGACGACCGATGCGGAGGAGTGCGAACTGCGCGAGTGGTTCCAGCAGGCGACCGATGTGCCGGACTCGCTGCGCGAGGCGCAGGCGCTGTTCGGCGGATTGGACGCACTGGCCGGGGAATGCTCTCCGGAGCAGTGGAAACCCCGTCCCGCGCGGCGCATATCGCTGCTCTGGGGCTTTGCCGCGGCGGCCGCCGTGGTGCTGGGGCTCTTCGTCTGTGCGGAACTGCTGCGCAAACCCTACTGTTATATCGACGGCGTGGCGGTGTACGACAAAGAGGCGGCCCTGCAAACGACGGTCTACCTCGAATCGTTCTCGGCTTTCGAGGATTCGGGACGGATGGTGGACGAACTGATACGAAACAATTAAAAACGATATGCCATGAATAAACTGCTTGTTCTTTTGGGTGTTTTCCTGCTGCCGGGGCTGTGCGTCTCGGCGCAGACGGGGGATTCACGGCCGGCGGACTCCCTCCGGCGGATCGGGGATGTCGATACGGGGCTGGTCACCATGCGGCGTGCCGCCGACGGGAACGACATGGTCCTCGAGGTGGCGGGCTTCGGCATCACGCTCGGACAGGCTCCGCACCGCGTCTCGTCGCAGAGACCCCGCCCGCGGGTCAGCGGCCTGCTGTTCGACGGGATTGAGATGGGTTTCAACTTCCTGACCGGCACCGACTATGCGGGTTATCCGGCCGAAGCGGGGGATTTCCTCGATGTGCGGGGCGGCAATTCGTTCCACTTCGGCGTAACGCCCGTCGGGCTGGCGGTGCGTCTGGACAAACGGGGAAAGTTCGAATTTTCGACCGGCCTGCGCTATACGGTCAACAACTACCGCCTCTCGGACAATTCGATCACGCTGGGCCGCGAGAACGGCCTGATCGTGCCCGTGAAGCTGGACGAGAAG is a window encoding:
- a CDS encoding PspC domain-containing protein, translating into MATNDNRRLFRSQDSIIAGVCAGLAEYFGLDTSLVRIGTLILILFGGLSLWIYIILWLIVPKAPKRLNA
- a CDS encoding PspC domain-containing protein, translating into MKETVNANIGSMAFTLDTDAYRVLGSYFDDIRRRLPEGDAETMSDIETRVAEIFREKVASPMRVITLDVVRATMEQMGSPADFGEPRDAAQAGTADEVPGEEPGEPAPRKLYRSRTERSIAGICGGLAAYFGADPTMIRLLTLLLILFGGLSIWAYIILWIVVPEEPARKFNIHRNR
- a CDS encoding RNA polymerase sigma factor: MKESEFTSLVLPLRDRMFRYARNLLLSPAEAEDAVHDLLERLWRERSRLEGCRRVDSFVMTAVRNRCYDLLRRHRADGRRDDAVAGWTECSAAAEADRWEMRELVRRALACLPERQREVLHLKDIEGYPTREIAGMVGCDEAQVRVILSRARNGLREVVKKMTDDERTTRTD
- a CDS encoding outer membrane beta-barrel protein, giving the protein MNKLLVLLGVFLLPGLCVSAQTGDSRPADSLRRIGDVDTGLVTMRRAADGNDMVLEVAGFGITLGQAPHRVSSQRPRPRVSGLLFDGIEMGFNFLTGTDYAGYPAEAGDFLDVRGGNSFHFGVTPVGLAVRLDKRGKFEFSTGLRYTVNNYRLSDNSITLGRENGLIVPVKLDEKADKSKLRTTSLGIPLQFSFDPVRHLRIAVAGYCDFTLGSNVICKKPKEKNSLSGVNPFQFGIGGSVSYRGFGVYVRYGVTSLFKSSAGPSCHPVSFGVCVFM